DNA from Amycolatopsis sp. DSM 110486:
AACGGGGCCGGCAAGAGCACGTTGATCAAAGCGATCGCCGGGGTGTCGCCCGCGGACTCCGGGCAGATCACCTTCGAAGGCAACCCCGTGACGGTGGCGACACCGCAGGACGCGGCCAAGCTCGGGATCGCGACCGTCTATCAGGATCTGGCTCTGTGCGACAACCTCGACGTCGTCGCCAACCTCTTTCTCGGCCGGGAGCAGATGTTGACGGGTCCGTACCGGACCGCCAGGTTGCTCGACAAGATCGACATGGCGAAGCAGGCGCGAGCTCTGCTGGCCGGCCTCGGCGCCCGGATTCCGAACGTGCTGGCCCGGGTCGAGGACCTCTCGGGCGGGCAGCGGCAAGCCGTCGCCATCGCGCGAGCGATCCTCGGCGAGCCGAAGGTCGTGCTCCTGGACGAACCGACGGCGGCCCTGGGAGTGGCCCAGACCGCGCAGGTGCTCCAGCTGCTCAGGCGGTTGAAGGCACGCGGCCTCGGCGTCGTCGTGATCAGCCACAACCTCGCCGACGTGTTCGCCGTCGCCGATCGCATCTGCGTGCTCCGGCTGGGCCGCAACGCGGGGGAGTTCTCCACATCGGAGGCCACCCACGAGCAGGTGGTCTCCGCGATCACCGGCTTGACCTCGTCCGCGGATCTCGGCGCCGGCCGGGAGCTGCACGGCATCACCTCCGGAGGTGACCTCGCATGAGTCCGGAAAGGACAGTCGAAGAACTCCCACAGGCCGAGACGACGGCCGCAACGTCAGAGCCGGCACCGCTCGATCAGGCCGCGCCGACGCTGGGGGAACTCATCCGCGCCAGGGTGAAGCAGATCCGCAAGGGTGACGTGGGAAGCCTGTCGGTCTACCTCGGCCTCGTCCTGATCTGGATCGTCTTCCAGCTCGTCAACAACCGGTTCCTCTCCGACGACAACGTTC
Protein-coding regions in this window:
- a CDS encoding ATP-binding cassette domain-containing protein encodes the protein MTTEHENGQGRVLLSLAHAEKSYGAVHALQDVAFEARAGEIVALVGDNGAGKSTLIKAIAGVSPADSGQITFEGNPVTVATPQDAAKLGIATVYQDLALCDNLDVVANLFLGREQMLTGPYRTARLLDKIDMAKQARALLAGLGARIPNVLARVEDLSGGQRQAVAIARAILGEPKVVLLDEPTAALGVAQTAQVLQLLRRLKARGLGVVVISHNLADVFAVADRICVLRLGRNAGEFSTSEATHEQVVSAITGLTSSADLGAGRELHGITSGGDLA